One window of the Chitinophaga niabensis genome contains the following:
- a CDS encoding circadian clock KaiB family protein translates to MAKEKIKQAKAEKWELRLYIAGNTPKSMTALANLKRYCEQHLQDKYTLEIIDLLVQPQLAAGDQIFAIPTLVRKVPVPIRKIIGDLSNEEKVLVGLNIRPIKK, encoded by the coding sequence ATGGCAAAAGAAAAGATTAAACAGGCAAAAGCAGAGAAATGGGAATTGCGTTTATACATTGCCGGCAATACGCCGAAATCTATGACGGCACTCGCCAATCTGAAAAGATATTGTGAACAACATTTGCAAGATAAATACACCCTTGAAATAATCGATCTCCTGGTGCAGCCGCAACTTGCTGCGGGTGATCAGATCTTTGCGATCCCCACATTGGTACGCAAAGTTCCGGTACCCATCCGCAAGATTATAGGCGACTTGTCCAACGAAGAAAAAGTATTGGTTGGACTCAACATCAGACCCATAAAAAAATAA
- a CDS encoding circadian clock KaiB family protein has translation MRKKEEQQLNINPSAPEAEFVLRLFVTGASPNSVRAISNLKELCEEYLKGKYSLEVIDVYQETAIAQQEQIVALPLLIKKYPFPERRMIGDLSDTDKVLKGLGLKAH, from the coding sequence ATGCGAAAAAAAGAAGAACAGCAGTTGAACATCAATCCATCGGCCCCGGAAGCTGAGTTTGTTCTTCGCCTATTTGTAACAGGTGCCTCACCTAATTCTGTACGGGCTATTTCAAACCTGAAAGAGCTTTGTGAAGAGTATTTGAAGGGGAAGTATTCCCTGGAAGTGATAGACGTGTACCAGGAGACTGCTATAGCACAGCAGGAACAGATTGTGGCACTTCCCTTGCTGATAAAAAAATATCCATTTCCGGAAAGGCGGATGATCGGAGACTTATCTGATACTGACAAAGTATTAAAAGGCCTTGGTTTAAAAGCTCACTGA
- a CDS encoding sensor histidine kinase, translating into MEEQQNITALQAELEELRHQLWEAQETIEAIRTGQIDAIVVNGKNGHELYTLKTADYSYRVFIEKMTEGAVSLNYEGIILYCNSQFASLLNMPISKVIGMPFQDFVPEESKRNLRRLFENSWSKDCKEEVLLRTCDLEIPVLLSLTALEFNENMALSIIVTDLTAQKKTQQELERKNAQLARMNHELGLSNHDLQQFASVASHDLQEPLRKIQIFSNLLKDHNRKTLSAESKRFLDKIMSSAKRMKTLILDILSYSRLSAANNIFEPVDLNEIVKDLLEDFELIIQEKNADIRVGDLPQIEANRGQIRQVFQNMVSNALKFSKAEEAPVIEISGAYLEEKSFAAPQQSEGPYCLIRIKDNGIGFDQKYQNHIFALFERLHSKDSYEGSGIGLSITKKIIEKHDGLVQAWGIPGEGAEFLLLLPVFQEKNTQHVSTQEDLIGRG; encoded by the coding sequence ATGGAAGAACAGCAAAACATAACAGCGCTGCAGGCTGAGCTGGAAGAACTACGGCATCAGCTATGGGAAGCGCAGGAAACGATAGAAGCTATCCGCACAGGGCAGATAGATGCCATTGTAGTGAATGGCAAAAATGGTCATGAACTGTATACGCTGAAAACAGCGGATTACAGTTATCGTGTATTCATTGAAAAGATGACGGAAGGCGCTGTGTCGCTTAACTACGAAGGAATTATCCTCTACTGTAATTCACAGTTTGCCTCTTTGCTGAACATGCCCATTTCCAAAGTGATAGGTATGCCTTTCCAGGATTTTGTGCCGGAAGAAAGCAAGCGCAACCTCCGGCGCCTGTTTGAAAACAGCTGGTCCAAAGACTGTAAGGAAGAAGTATTACTACGTACCTGCGACCTGGAGATACCGGTGCTGCTTTCACTTACAGCCCTGGAGTTTAATGAGAACATGGCGCTGAGTATAATTGTTACAGACCTCACGGCACAAAAGAAAACCCAGCAGGAACTGGAAAGAAAAAATGCACAGCTGGCCAGGATGAACCATGAGCTGGGATTGAGCAATCATGACCTGCAGCAATTTGCTTCCGTGGCTTCGCATGATCTGCAGGAACCGCTTCGTAAGATCCAGATATTTTCCAACCTCCTGAAAGATCATAACAGGAAAACGCTTTCCGCTGAATCCAAAAGATTCCTGGACAAAATAATGAGTTCTGCTAAGCGGATGAAAACCCTGATCCTGGATATACTCAGCTATTCCAGGTTATCTGCGGCCAATAATATATTTGAACCCGTTGATCTGAATGAGATCGTAAAGGACCTGCTGGAAGATTTTGAACTGATCATCCAGGAGAAAAATGCAGATATCCGGGTAGGGGACCTGCCGCAGATTGAAGCCAACAGGGGGCAGATCAGGCAGGTGTTCCAGAACATGGTGTCCAACGCCCTGAAATTTTCAAAGGCAGAGGAGGCACCTGTTATTGAGATTAGTGGTGCTTACCTGGAGGAAAAATCATTTGCAGCTCCGCAGCAGTCTGAAGGGCCTTATTGTTTGATCCGGATAAAAGATAATGGAATAGGATTTGACCAGAAGTATCAGAACCATATCTTTGCACTGTTTGAACGGCTACATTCAAAAGATAGTTATGAAGGTAGTGGGATAGGCCTGTCCATCACCAAAAAGATCATAGAAAAACATGATGGCTTGGTACAGGCCTGGGGGATACCTGGAGAAGGGGCCGAATTTTTACTGTTATTACCCGTCTTCCAGGAGAAAAATACACAACATGTATCTACGCAAGAAGATCTTATTGGCCGAGGATGA
- a CDS encoding response regulator, which produces MYLRKKILLAEDDKDDQDFFHDFLHEREDIHLLPIASNGEELLEYLHNTTELPDAIILDQNMPKLNGLQTLQQLKITSRYSDIAVMVYSTSTDDNLIKESNMLGATLVVSKPSSYKGYQRMIDELISHL; this is translated from the coding sequence ATGTATCTACGCAAGAAGATCTTATTGGCCGAGGATGATAAAGATGATCAGGACTTCTTCCACGACTTCCTGCATGAGAGAGAGGATATACATTTACTACCCATTGCCAGCAATGGAGAAGAATTGCTGGAATACCTGCATAACACAACGGAACTGCCAGACGCCATTATACTGGACCAGAACATGCCCAAACTCAATGGCCTGCAAACCTTACAGCAACTAAAGATCACCAGCCGCTATTCAGATATTGCGGTGATGGTGTATTCCACCTCCACAGACGATAACCTTATCAAAGAAAGCAATATGCTTGGCGCAACCCTGGTAGTGAGCAAACCCAGCAGTTACAAAGGTTATCAGCGCATGATAGATGAGCTGATCAGCCATCTGTAA
- a CDS encoding adenylate/guanylate cyclase domain-containing protein: MDYTSLARRFTSRFPLLSYLGTQINFWIIANIFLGSIMHLQALSIEETTHIKTLVSYGQIARVAVMLGFLYGIALGLTDWYLDKRRFYKRLSMGKVILFKTAVSVSLIFVILILIRGAFWRLSISHKAWSYLFYIMLIYYLAMTMIINFINQVNKKYGPGVLVPLLLGKYRNPREEERIFMFMDLQSSTAIAEQLGHLKYSAFIRDSFMDINQVLLPFNAEVYQYVGDEIVVTWRIDEGLKDLSCVRFFFGCEYRFFERMDYYLSHYGVQPRFKAALHMGKVMAVEIGEVKRDIAYHGDTLNTASRIQSVCNDYNKLLLISTYMLEAMGEQHARLRTTPLGMIRLKGKASKVGIASIEGLDNQTSPV, translated from the coding sequence ATGGACTATACAAGTTTAGCCAGGAGGTTCACGTCTCGTTTTCCATTGCTCAGTTACCTGGGTACACAGATCAATTTCTGGATCATTGCCAATATTTTCCTGGGAAGCATCATGCATTTGCAGGCTTTATCCATTGAAGAAACCACCCACATTAAAACCCTGGTAAGTTATGGACAGATAGCACGCGTGGCTGTCATGCTGGGCTTTTTATATGGTATTGCATTGGGGTTAACAGACTGGTACCTGGACAAGCGCCGTTTTTATAAACGGCTTTCCATGGGTAAGGTCATCCTCTTTAAAACAGCCGTTTCCGTTAGCCTGATCTTCGTGATCCTGATACTGATCAGGGGGGCGTTCTGGCGTTTAAGCATCAGCCATAAGGCATGGTCATACCTGTTTTACATTATGCTTATCTATTACCTGGCCATGACCATGATCATCAACTTCATTAACCAGGTGAATAAAAAATACGGCCCGGGCGTGCTGGTGCCTTTGTTACTGGGTAAATACAGGAACCCCAGAGAAGAAGAACGCATTTTTATGTTCATGGACCTGCAATCTTCCACAGCCATTGCAGAGCAATTGGGCCATCTGAAATACAGCGCATTCATCCGCGATAGTTTTATGGACATTAACCAGGTGCTGTTACCTTTTAATGCAGAAGTGTATCAATATGTAGGAGATGAAATTGTAGTAACCTGGCGGATCGATGAAGGGCTTAAAGACCTTTCCTGTGTACGGTTTTTCTTTGGTTGTGAATACCGTTTCTTTGAGCGTATGGATTATTATTTGTCCCATTACGGTGTGCAGCCCCGTTTTAAAGCAGCCCTGCATATGGGGAAAGTAATGGCGGTGGAAATAGGAGAGGTGAAGCGGGATATTGCTTATCATGGAGATACGCTGAATACAGCATCGAGGATACAAAGCGTTTGCAACGATTATAATAAGCTGCTGCTTATTTCCACCTATATGCTGGAGGCGATGGGAGAACAACATGCCCGGCTCCGTACCACGCCATTGGGTATGATCCGTTTAAAAGGGAAGGCTTCGAAAGTGGGTATTGCCAGTATAGAAGGATTGGATAATCAGACTTCTCCCGTATAA
- a CDS encoding methyltransferase domain-containing protein, with translation MTKDSTQRFSNKVQDYIKYRPDYPPEVLTYLCKKTGLSETSTVADIGAGTGIFTRHLLNLGCKVYAIEPNTEMREAADTMLKKAYPNYISINAPANNTTLKDHSIDLIVCAQAFHWFNTQEARAEFQRILKPKAQATLIWNNRQVNTDNFSKDYDQLLREKTADYNEVNHQKLSPDDFKAFFKEGKYEKMIFPSYQEFDEAGFLGRANSSSYVPSADAVFQQLLKDIFQRHQVNGMVKFHYDTEVYTGEV, from the coding sequence ATGACTAAAGACTCCACCCAACGATTCTCCAACAAGGTGCAGGACTATATCAAATACAGACCTGACTACCCGCCGGAAGTGCTTACCTATCTCTGTAAAAAAACAGGCTTATCCGAAACATCCACAGTAGCGGATATTGGCGCAGGCACAGGGATCTTCACAAGACACCTGCTCAACCTGGGATGCAAGGTTTATGCCATAGAACCCAACACGGAAATGCGGGAAGCAGCAGATACCATGCTAAAGAAGGCATACCCCAACTACATTTCCATCAATGCGCCTGCAAACAATACTACCTTAAAAGATCATAGCATAGATCTCATCGTCTGCGCACAGGCCTTCCACTGGTTCAACACACAGGAGGCCCGGGCAGAATTCCAGAGAATACTTAAACCGAAAGCACAGGCTACCCTGATCTGGAACAACCGCCAGGTGAACACAGATAATTTCTCAAAGGACTACGATCAGTTATTACGCGAAAAAACAGCAGACTACAATGAAGTGAACCACCAGAAATTATCCCCGGATGATTTTAAAGCATTCTTTAAAGAAGGGAAATATGAAAAGATGATCTTCCCGAGCTACCAGGAATTTGACGAAGCCGGTTTCCTGGGAAGAGCTAACTCCTCTTCCTATGTACCCTCGGCAGACGCAGTTTTCCAGCAGTTACTGAAGGATATTTTCCAACGCCACCAGGTAAATGGCATGGTGAAGTTCCATTACGATACGGAAGTTTATACGGGAGAAGTCTGA
- a CDS encoding ester cyclase, with amino-acid sequence MKPIYMLLLVLHTAGLTHAQTIKNETMEKNKEVVRKLYEETLNKRNLHLLQDLVSPEYTAIQGVKGPAGFETTINGILKGFADAHWDVQEYIAEGDKVMVRWKFQGTHTGQFATYAPTGKAVNNDGLGIYQLKDGKVIATQIYTDRLSFLQQLGILPKEI; translated from the coding sequence ATGAAACCAATTTATATGTTATTGCTGGTGCTGCACACCGCAGGCCTCACGCATGCACAGACTATTAAAAATGAAACCATGGAAAAGAACAAAGAAGTAGTACGGAAATTGTATGAAGAAACATTGAACAAACGTAACCTGCATTTATTACAGGACCTGGTATCTCCTGAATACACCGCCATTCAGGGTGTAAAAGGCCCCGCCGGATTTGAAACAACGATCAATGGCATCCTTAAAGGATTTGCAGATGCACATTGGGATGTACAGGAATACATCGCGGAGGGTGATAAAGTAATGGTAAGATGGAAATTCCAGGGCACACATACCGGTCAGTTCGCCACATACGCACCCACTGGTAAAGCAGTTAACAATGATGGGCTGGGGATTTATCAGTTGAAAGATGGTAAAGTGATCGCCACACAGATATACACAGACCGGCTGAGCTTTCTGCAGCAACTGGGTATATTGCCTAAGGAGATTTAA
- a CDS encoding helix-turn-helix transcriptional regulator, with product MNVEKYIPSATLSPFIKHYLIVEMQDEQVNHIMPDTSLVMVFRFKGQVSFLENNAKNHLPASMISGLRKSGKLVNYARHSANLMVVFNEAGANAFIKAPLYELYDSSISLDNIYKDVSAIEDQLAEAQSNTARIALIEQYLQSKLYPGEPDKLVLAALEKIHAAKGVIKIKELAQSLYISQDAFEKRFRRVVGVSPKQFSNIIRMKSIVSNGFTKETLTEVAFNAGYFDQPHFNKDFKLFTGKTPTDFIKTPPLW from the coding sequence GTGAATGTAGAAAAATACATACCATCGGCCACTTTAAGCCCTTTCATCAAGCATTACCTCATCGTTGAAATGCAGGATGAACAGGTAAACCACATCATGCCGGATACTTCCCTGGTAATGGTTTTCCGCTTTAAAGGGCAGGTGAGCTTCCTGGAGAACAACGCCAAAAACCACCTTCCGGCCTCCATGATCTCCGGTCTGAGAAAATCCGGCAAACTCGTAAACTATGCCCGGCACTCCGCCAACCTGATGGTGGTATTCAACGAAGCGGGTGCCAATGCCTTCATCAAAGCACCCCTCTATGAGTTATACGACAGCAGTATTTCGCTGGACAATATCTATAAGGACGTATCCGCCATCGAAGACCAGTTGGCTGAAGCACAAAGTAATACAGCAAGAATAGCGCTCATAGAACAATACCTTCAATCCAAACTCTACCCCGGCGAACCGGATAAACTGGTATTGGCTGCACTGGAAAAGATCCACGCTGCCAAAGGCGTTATTAAAATAAAGGAACTCGCCCAGTCCCTTTATATCAGCCAGGATGCCTTCGAAAAACGCTTCAGGCGCGTTGTAGGAGTGTCCCCCAAACAGTTCTCCAACATCATCCGTATGAAATCCATTGTGAGCAATGGCTTCACCAAAGAAACACTTACGGAGGTAGCATTCAATGCCGGTTATTTTGATCAGCCCCACTTTAACAAAGACTTCAAACTCTTCACTGGTAAAACACCCACCGATTTTATCAAGACCCCTCCCCTCTGGTAA
- a CDS encoding TetR/AcrR family transcriptional regulator, producing the protein MATAEKTRQFIIEKAASIINQKGMAGTSISDIMAATKLAKGGIYGNFENKDEICREVFTYLMKNLNEGITRVLQGKTSYKEKLLALLDHYKELAVNDVGGCPMQNFGAESDDTDPAIQSMVADAVRFTQNRLSQLIKDGIQAGEFKDTVNAKELSIKIFALVEGGILTSRIFGNNQQMKLIISMLKSEIAAFSV; encoded by the coding sequence ATGGCAACAGCAGAAAAAACAAGGCAGTTCATTATAGAAAAGGCTGCTTCTATCATAAATCAGAAGGGTATGGCGGGAACGTCTATCTCTGATATTATGGCTGCTACCAAACTGGCAAAGGGTGGGATCTACGGGAATTTTGAGAACAAGGATGAGATCTGCCGGGAGGTGTTTACTTACCTGATGAAGAATTTAAATGAAGGTATAACCAGGGTGTTGCAGGGGAAAACATCTTATAAAGAGAAACTGCTGGCCTTATTAGACCATTACAAGGAACTGGCAGTGAATGATGTGGGTGGTTGCCCTATGCAGAATTTTGGCGCAGAGAGCGATGATACTGACCCCGCTATTCAAAGTATGGTGGCAGATGCAGTAAGGTTCACACAGAACAGGCTTAGCCAGTTAATTAAAGATGGCATTCAGGCGGGTGAATTTAAAGATACAGTGAACGCAAAAGAATTGAGTATTAAGATCTTTGCCCTGGTAGAGGGCGGGATCCTTACCAGCAGGATATTTGGAAACAATCAGCAAATGAAATTGATCATCAGTATGCTAAAATCAGAAATAGCAGCATTCAGTGTTTGA
- a CDS encoding SDR family oxidoreductase has translation MNIQGKTALITGGGRGIGLHIAKLFSAKGAKVILTGRNEASLKQAVASISNASYIVSDITNEQDVENLVQKAGQIDILVNNAGVLHGASVDGGANFLATAKDEMNLNYFAVLQLTELFLPVLKKSGDAAIINIQSILSYLPLTMALTYSASKAALHSYSQGLRLVLQQKGAAVKVFEVFPPYIDTDMTKGVEVDKMKPEDLAADILEGVENDQFAIRSGLTRDVYQMWHQAPDTTVAKINGL, from the coding sequence ATGAACATTCAGGGTAAAACAGCACTTATTACAGGCGGTGGCCGGGGTATCGGTTTACATATCGCTAAATTATTTTCTGCCAAAGGCGCCAAAGTGATCCTCACCGGCAGGAATGAAGCCAGCTTAAAACAGGCAGTGGCTTCCATCAGCAATGCTTCTTATATCGTGAGCGATATTACGAATGAGCAGGATGTAGAGAACCTGGTACAAAAAGCCGGTCAGATTGATATACTGGTGAACAATGCCGGTGTATTACATGGTGCTTCAGTAGACGGTGGAGCTAACTTCCTGGCTACGGCAAAAGATGAAATGAACCTCAATTACTTTGCGGTGTTGCAGTTAACAGAACTGTTCCTGCCGGTGCTGAAGAAAAGCGGGGATGCTGCGATCATTAATATCCAGTCCATTTTATCTTACCTGCCGCTTACCATGGCTTTAACTTATAGTGCATCCAAAGCAGCGCTGCATTCTTATTCGCAGGGCCTGCGTTTGGTATTACAGCAGAAAGGCGCTGCGGTGAAAGTGTTTGAAGTATTCCCTCCATATATAGACACGGATATGACGAAAGGTGTGGAAGTAGACAAAATGAAACCGGAAGACCTGGCAGCAGACATCCTGGAAGGCGTGGAGAATGATCAGTTTGCGATTAGAAGTGGTTTAACGAGAGATGTGTACCAGATGTGGCACCAGGCGCCGGATACTACGGTGGCTAAGATCAATGGATTGTAA